The following proteins are encoded in a genomic region of Schistocerca serialis cubense isolate TAMUIC-IGC-003099 chromosome 9, iqSchSeri2.2, whole genome shotgun sequence:
- the LOC126419215 gene encoding uncharacterized protein LOC126419215, with protein sequence MKRSGMYWSLLLLTMAAVSRGRDARDYFAEARFQYSPSRPEDALIFFIGNAPPLICEPEKTDDRVRRDRPQDDFRLDLPQGYSSYSCSFEGNATRHTNFNLIQNSAPYLFGFSGGRKVSFTGLRMYCTNGSQLPDEYFHLRVQRPTEDRPVKCRLRNDSGMLYLRFPGFPTVVCHLGTIRERYHFNLPGIADEPLKCAFRVYSELPLGDTHTEERLYQSLISGLPTHVDGVRPRVVCFHRTISNGTAFFQLQLQGGATYDCSFPDTIPHNELQPGNTTQD encoded by the coding sequence ATGAAGAGGTCGGGGATGTATTGGAGCCTTCTGCTGCTGACGATGGCCGCAGTCTCCCGCGGCCGCGACGCTAGAGATTACTTCGCGGAGGCGAGATTCCAGTATTCCCCTTCTAGGCCCGAAGACGCGCTCATCTTTTTCATAGGCAATGCTCCGCCCCTGATTTGTGAACCTGAGAAAACCGACGATCGAGTCAGGCGAGACCGCCCACAGGACGATTTTCGTCTGGATCTGCCACAGGGGTACTCGTCCTATTCATGTTCGTTCGAAGGAAACGCAACGAGACACACTAACTTCAACCTAATCCAAAACAGTGCACCGTATCTTTTCGGATTCAGTGGGGGCCGGAAAGTAAGTTTTACCGGTTTGAGAATGTACTGTACCAACGGTTCACAGCTGCCAGATGAATATTTCCACCTGAGAGTGCAGCGCCCTACTGAGGATCGTCCAGTGAAATGTCGTCTCCGGAACGACAGTGGAATGCTGTACCTAAGGTTTCCAGGATTTCCCACAGTCGTTTGCCATCTCGGTACTATCAGAGAACGTtaccattttaatctgccaggtattgCTGATGAGCCACTCAAATGCGCGTTTCGCGTGTATTCGGAACTACCTTTAGGggacacacacacagaagaacGGCTCTACCAGTCTCTGATTAGCGGACTCCCGACTCACGTGGATGGCGTTCGTCCACGTGTCGTGTGCTTCCACCGTACGATCTCGAATGGGACGGCGTTTTTTCAGCTACAGTTGCAGGGTGGCGCCACCTATGACTGCAGTTTCCCCGACACTATTCCTCACAATGAG